Proteins from a genomic interval of Terriglobia bacterium:
- a CDS encoding cytochrome c3 family protein → MWQQLLLIMLISPVQAQAQTAPKATESTCIRCHHDLGDPFDVPVRLSAQDIHFQNGLSCTNCHGGDPTKDKPEESMNPRRGFVGHPARKQIAVLCASCHSNPDFMRKYNPQARVDQYSEYLTSVHGKKYQAGDPNVATCIDCHGYHGIRQAKDPNSPVYVTNVAATCGRCHSDSERMASYGIPTDQQALYGKSVHGEALMKERDLSAPTCNSCHGNHGATPPGVDAVANVCGQCHVTQWDLFNKGPHRKAFAENKWAACVTCHQNHEIMHPSDAMLGVEEPATCATCHEKGSAGYNAALQMKAGVTGLETHLAAATKVLDQAQRAGMEVSRPIYQLAEGRDRLVLARVQVHSFDPAVLNKPIKEGDSIAAASEQSGWQALADLAYRRKGMAVSAVILLGMIGLLLMKIRQRKSS, encoded by the coding sequence ATGTGGCAGCAACTACTGCTCATCATGCTCATTTCACCGGTCCAGGCTCAGGCCCAGACCGCGCCGAAGGCGACCGAAAGCACATGCATCCGATGTCACCATGATCTGGGCGATCCGTTCGACGTGCCGGTGAGGCTCTCCGCACAAGACATCCACTTCCAGAACGGACTTTCCTGCACCAATTGTCACGGCGGCGATCCCACCAAGGATAAGCCCGAGGAGTCCATGAATCCGCGCAGGGGCTTCGTCGGTCATCCGGCCCGGAAACAGATTGCCGTACTGTGCGCCTCCTGCCACAGCAATCCCGATTTCATGCGCAAGTACAATCCACAGGCGCGCGTGGACCAGTACAGCGAATATCTGACGAGCGTACACGGCAAGAAATATCAGGCAGGTGATCCGAATGTGGCCACCTGCATCGACTGTCACGGATACCATGGCATCCGTCAGGCGAAAGATCCGAACAGCCCCGTCTATGTGACCAACGTTGCCGCCACCTGCGGCCGCTGCCACAGCGACTCGGAGCGCATGGCGTCTTACGGCATCCCCACCGACCAGCAGGCGCTTTACGGCAAGAGTGTGCACGGCGAGGCTCTGATGAAGGAGCGTGATCTTTCGGCGCCGACATGCAACAGTTGCCACGGCAACCATGGCGCCACCCCTCCGGGCGTCGATGCGGTTGCAAACGTGTGCGGCCAGTGTCATGTCACCCAGTGGGACCTGTTCAACAAAGGCCCTCACCGGAAGGCCTTTGCTGAGAACAAGTGGGCGGCGTGCGTGACCTGCCATCAGAATCATGAAATCATGCACCCCTCCGACGCCATGCTCGGAGTGGAAGAACCCGCCACATGCGCAACCTGTCACGAGAAGGGAAGTGCCGGCTACAACGCGGCGCTGCAAATGAAGGCGGGAGTTACCGGTCTGGAGACTCATCTGGCTGCTGCCACCAAGGTACTCGATCAGGCGCAACGGGCGGGGATGGAAGTCAGCCGCCCGATCTACCAGCTTGCCGAGGGGCGGGACCGCCTGGTTCTGGCTCGCGTCCAGGTTCACAGTTTCGATCCGGCAGTGCTGAACAAACCCATCAAAGAAGGCGATAGCATAGCCGCGGCTTCCGAGCAAAGCGGCTGGCAGGCGCTTGCCGATCTTGCGTATCGGCGTAAAGGGATGGCAGTATCGGCCGTGATCCTGCTGGGCATGATCGGCCTTCTGCTCATGAAGATCCGTCAGCGGAAGTCGTCATAA
- a CDS encoding AMP-binding protein produces the protein MEATAELTTYNARFEQIVRRMPDRIAVRLKTPAGYRQITYGELHRQVRGVALALLAHGLQRQARAAILSENRPEWVVAYLGIYMAGGSVVPLDPQISPEEWRRLLDDSETQAVFVSGLLLPKLQEALQDSPLRDRIICFDPVGSGESTRCLADMIEAGQGLVPPPALPETRLSDVVVIIYTSGTTGKPKGVMLSQENVVSEITAAFQAIRGIDERDVFLCLLPLQHVFASVVSFLIPLYVGAQVVFADTLKRSEILAALQEAGISVLATVPQFFYLFHGRIEEELAHKGRLGRKLFRGLLRFNRFCINRFQLNLGRLLFGRIHRNFGARLRLFVSGGSAFDPKVAQEFYDLGFTILQGYGLTETTGAAAVTRVERNIVGSVGPALPGTEITILDPGQGGVGEVAIRGPIVMKGYYRNAQGTAGVMRDGWFLSGDLGWMDEQGNLFITGRKKEVIVLPNGKNIYPDEVEAHYAQCPYIKEIAVLGIAEPERSGAERLHAVVVPDFDALKARRIANAREILRDEIARLSHQLPQYKRLMSYQIQKEPLPCTTTHKIKRLELKRMIESGELREDETAAAAEADSTEDRELLESAVGQEVISTLRETYRRDSPVELDMNLELDLGFDSMERVELLASLEQSLGLKLPESFGAEIYTVRDLIRGLQQPTGATAAASALRQSWGRILSPESLGQEESIQSRFSGTALALFRFAGIRMVYLIFKVFFRLEAAGLENLPREGPFLICPNHQSYIDPLIVLAPLPYRLVKQIFFVGAADFFSSPLMKLLARVANIFPVDPDAHLLRAMKIGAYGLRSGRILCIFPEGARSFDGGLGLFKKGAAILAREIGVVMVPVAIRGAHEVWARDSRRIHLHKLKVMFGEPLRACQGEESAPYQADTIQLRQTVARLIELS, from the coding sequence ATGGAAGCCACAGCGGAATTGACGACATACAATGCGCGCTTTGAACAGATCGTGCGGCGCATGCCTGATCGGATTGCGGTTCGTCTCAAGACTCCGGCTGGATATCGCCAGATCACATACGGTGAGTTGCACCGGCAGGTGCGGGGCGTTGCCCTCGCCCTCCTGGCTCACGGCCTGCAGCGACAGGCTCGGGCAGCCATCCTTTCCGAGAACAGGCCGGAATGGGTCGTGGCCTACCTGGGCATCTATATGGCGGGCGGAAGTGTCGTTCCCCTGGATCCTCAGATCTCTCCTGAAGAATGGCGCCGCTTGTTGGACGATTCTGAGACGCAGGCAGTTTTTGTGAGCGGGCTTTTGCTGCCGAAGCTCCAGGAAGCTCTGCAGGATTCCCCCCTCCGCGATCGGATCATATGTTTTGATCCTGTCGGCTCCGGCGAGAGCACGCGCTGCCTTGCCGACATGATTGAAGCCGGACAGGGTCTGGTCCCGCCTCCCGCGTTGCCAGAAACCCGTCTCTCTGATGTCGTCGTCATCATCTACACCTCGGGGACCACGGGGAAGCCCAAGGGGGTCATGCTTAGCCAGGAAAACGTCGTCAGCGAGATTACGGCAGCGTTTCAGGCCATCCGCGGCATTGACGAAAGAGATGTTTTTCTCTGTCTCCTGCCACTGCAGCACGTGTTCGCGTCCGTCGTGAGTTTCCTGATTCCCCTGTACGTGGGAGCGCAGGTGGTCTTTGCCGACACCTTGAAGCGCTCCGAAATCCTGGCGGCTCTTCAGGAGGCGGGGATTTCCGTCCTGGCAACCGTGCCGCAGTTCTTTTACCTGTTTCACGGGCGCATCGAGGAGGAGCTTGCGCACAAGGGGCGGCTTGGGCGCAAGCTGTTTCGCGGTTTGCTGAGGTTCAACCGGTTCTGCATCAACCGTTTCCAGCTCAACTTGGGCAGGCTGCTCTTCGGCCGCATCCATCGTAACTTCGGCGCCAGACTCAGGCTGTTCGTCAGCGGCGGATCGGCCTTTGACCCCAAAGTGGCGCAGGAATTCTATGATCTCGGTTTTACGATCCTTCAGGGTTACGGGCTCACGGAGACTACCGGAGCAGCTGCAGTCACACGCGTCGAGCGCAACATCGTCGGCTCCGTCGGCCCGGCATTACCGGGAACGGAAATCACGATCCTCGATCCGGGACAAGGCGGCGTCGGCGAAGTGGCGATTCGCGGTCCGATTGTGATGAAGGGCTATTACAGAAATGCCCAAGGGACAGCGGGAGTGATGCGCGACGGGTGGTTCCTGTCTGGGGACCTGGGGTGGATGGATGAGCAGGGCAACCTTTTCATCACTGGAAGAAAAAAGGAGGTCATCGTCCTGCCCAACGGCAAGAATATCTATCCGGATGAGGTGGAAGCGCACTATGCGCAATGCCCCTACATAAAGGAAATTGCAGTTCTGGGCATAGCCGAACCGGAGCGGAGCGGCGCCGAGCGACTCCACGCCGTCGTCGTTCCCGATTTTGATGCGTTGAAAGCCAGGAGGATCGCCAATGCCCGCGAGATCCTGCGCGATGAAATCGCCCGGCTGTCACATCAACTGCCTCAGTACAAGCGGCTCATGAGCTACCAGATTCAGAAGGAACCATTGCCCTGCACGACGACCCATAAGATCAAGAGACTCGAGCTCAAGCGGATGATCGAGAGTGGTGAACTGAGGGAAGACGAGACCGCCGCCGCCGCCGAGGCGGATTCAACTGAAGACCGTGAATTGCTGGAGTCTGCCGTCGGTCAGGAGGTGATATCCACTCTGCGTGAGACCTATCGCCGGGATTCCCCTGTCGAGCTCGATATGAATCTCGAGTTGGACCTCGGATTCGACTCCATGGAACGGGTGGAGCTTCTGGCCAGCTTGGAGCAATCGCTTGGCCTGAAGCTTCCTGAGAGCTTCGGTGCGGAAATCTACACCGTGCGGGACCTGATCCGCGGCCTGCAGCAGCCGACGGGCGCCACTGCCGCCGCCAGCGCACTCCGGCAGAGCTGGGGAAGAATCCTCTCTCCAGAATCCTTGGGGCAGGAAGAAAGCATACAATCGCGTTTTTCCGGCACCGCGCTCGCTCTATTCAGATTTGCAGGAATCCGGATGGTCTATCTGATCTTCAAGGTCTTTTTTCGCCTGGAGGCGGCGGGGCTGGAAAACCTGCCTCGAGAGGGGCCCTTCCTGATCTGCCCCAATCACCAGAGCTACATCGATCCGTTGATAGTGCTGGCTCCCTTGCCTTATCGCCTTGTCAAGCAGATCTTCTTCGTCGGCGCCGCAGACTTTTTCAGCAGTCCGTTGATGAAGCTGCTGGCCCGGGTGGCAAACATCTTCCCCGTCGATCCGGACGCACACCTGCTGCGCGCGATGAAGATCGGGGCCTATGGCTTGCGCAGCGGGCGCATCCTCTGCATTTTTCCGGAGGGGGCGCGCTCCTTCGACGGCGGGCTTGGACTATTCAAGAAAGGGGCTGCGATCCTGGCGCGGGAGATTGGTGTGGTCATGGTTCCAGTGGCAATTCGCGGCGCCCATGAGGTGTGGGCGCGCGATAGCCGCCGTATTCATCTGCACAAACTGAAGGTCATGTTTGGGGAGCCCTTGAGGGCCTGCCAGGGGGAAGAATCCGCCCCGTATCAGGCGGACACAATTCAGCTCCGGCAGACAGTTGCCCGCCTGATCGAGCTCAGCTGA
- a CDS encoding cytochrome bc complex cytochrome b subunit: MNGRISKWGDWLEERLGWRAAQELIEHKEVPVHRHTIWYYFGGMTLFLFAVQVCTGILLLLYYRPSAENAFESVQFIMTEVQFGWLIRSIHSWSANLMIGAAFVHMFSALFLRSFRRPRELTWVTGALLFFLALCFGFSGYLLPWNRLAFFATKVGTDIAGVVPLVGPFLLRFLRGGDEVTGATLTRFFGFHVAILPAIATVLISLHLYLVQKHGMSAPPSVDESRVPRMKFVPDFLLRDLVGWLAAVTVLAVLAAIFPWELGEKADAFSPAPAGIKPEWYFVYMFQTLKYIPSRILGMDGEVLGIMAFGLLGLLLVITPFISPEPRAGRRSLLPIVGTLVLIYIVVLSALAYRT; this comes from the coding sequence ATGAATGGGCGGATATCAAAGTGGGGAGACTGGCTGGAAGAGAGGTTGGGCTGGCGCGCAGCCCAGGAGCTGATCGAGCACAAGGAAGTGCCGGTTCATCGCCACACCATCTGGTACTACTTCGGCGGCATGACGCTTTTCCTGTTCGCCGTTCAGGTCTGCACCGGAATCCTGCTTTTGCTCTACTATCGGCCGAGTGCTGAAAATGCATTTGAGAGCGTCCAGTTCATCATGACCGAGGTCCAGTTCGGTTGGCTCATCCGCTCGATCCACAGCTGGTCGGCCAACCTCATGATCGGGGCCGCCTTCGTGCACATGTTCAGCGCTCTGTTCCTGCGCTCCTTCCGGCGGCCGAGGGAGCTGACCTGGGTGACGGGCGCTCTCCTTTTTTTTCTGGCGCTCTGTTTCGGTTTCAGCGGCTACCTCCTCCCCTGGAACAGGTTGGCCTTCTTCGCCACCAAGGTGGGGACCGACATCGCCGGCGTGGTGCCCCTGGTCGGCCCATTTTTGCTCCGATTCCTGCGCGGGGGCGACGAGGTGACCGGGGCCACGCTGACGCGCTTCTTCGGATTTCATGTGGCAATCCTGCCCGCGATTGCAACCGTGCTGATAAGCTTACACCTCTATCTGGTTCAGAAGCACGGCATGAGCGCGCCCCCTTCTGTTGACGAATCCAGAGTGCCGAGGATGAAATTCGTCCCTGACTTTCTCTTGCGTGATCTGGTGGGCTGGCTGGCTGCTGTGACTGTCCTGGCCGTGCTTGCCGCCATCTTTCCATGGGAATTGGGGGAAAAAGCTGACGCGTTTTCTCCGGCCCCCGCCGGCATCAAGCCTGAGTGGTATTTCGTTTACATGTTTCAAACCCTGAAGTACATCCCATCGAGGATCCTCGGCATGGACGGCGAGGTCCTCGGGATCATGGCCTTCGGCTTGCTGGGACTGCTGCTAGTCATCACTCCGTTCATATCGCCGGAACCGCGCGCGGGCCGGCGCAGTCTGCTTCCCATCGTGGGTACTCTGGTTCTTATATATATCGTCGTCCTGTCGGCCTTGGCCTATCGGACTTAA
- a CDS encoding (2Fe-2S)-binding protein — translation MSDKELVTFTIDGQTVQAATGTTVLEAARSIGIEIPHYCYHPGLSIVGSCRMCLVEVEKIPKLQPSCATPIARGMVVRTRTPEVLRNRQSVLEFLLLNHPLDCPVCDQSGECELQNYYMDHGCYDPRFNENKKKRRKALPIGPHVILDQERCILCTRCVRFTQEISKSAELAVHERGHLSEIAIFPGAELDNPYSGNVVDLCPVGALTDRDFRFQCRVWFLGSASSICPGCSRGCNIEIHFNERFNPRYHSRRVHRLKPRFNPEVNRYWMCDEGRYSYHAIDAPERLRVPSLKQEGVHRTAGWDEAVARTAVALKRTVEKFGPQAVAVLASPQMTNEELFQMDRLFRTGLNVKNFEYRVPQREVGYSDGFLVTADKNPNAFGAEVMGFAGAGSDKLLQACAEGQVRFLYICHHDLTRGHDANLAGNALANLDFVAFHGAFAHATAGMADVQLPSALYAEKTGTFTNFQGRVQRIHAAIPPLEQSLPDLEIFAQLAAALGVALPVVSAEQVFQEIGTRFLAFAGMDYATVGESGQMLKLG, via the coding sequence GTGTCCGATAAAGAGTTGGTTACATTCACAATTGACGGGCAGACCGTGCAGGCCGCCACAGGAACGACCGTTCTGGAGGCCGCGAGATCGATCGGCATCGAGATCCCGCATTACTGTTACCATCCCGGCCTTTCGATCGTCGGCAGTTGCCGGATGTGTCTGGTGGAAGTCGAAAAGATCCCTAAGCTTCAACCCTCGTGCGCAACCCCGATCGCCCGGGGGATGGTTGTCCGGACGCGCACGCCCGAGGTGCTTCGCAACCGTCAATCGGTCCTGGAATTTCTGCTTCTCAATCACCCGCTGGACTGTCCGGTGTGCGACCAGTCGGGAGAGTGCGAGCTGCAGAACTATTACATGGATCATGGCTGCTATGATCCGCGCTTCAATGAAAACAAGAAAAAGCGCAGGAAAGCTCTGCCGATCGGGCCGCACGTGATCCTCGATCAGGAACGCTGCATTCTCTGTACCCGGTGCGTCCGCTTTACCCAGGAGATCTCCAAGAGTGCGGAACTGGCGGTGCATGAGCGCGGGCATCTGAGCGAGATTGCCATATTTCCGGGGGCGGAGCTGGACAATCCCTACTCCGGCAATGTCGTGGATCTCTGTCCTGTTGGTGCTTTGACCGATCGCGATTTCCGTTTTCAATGCCGAGTCTGGTTTTTGGGCAGCGCTTCCTCCATCTGCCCCGGGTGCAGCCGTGGCTGCAACATCGAGATCCACTTCAACGAACGTTTCAACCCACGCTATCACAGCCGACGGGTTCATCGCCTCAAGCCCCGGTTCAACCCTGAGGTCAACCGCTACTGGATGTGCGACGAAGGCCGGTACTCGTACCACGCGATTGACGCCCCGGAGCGGCTCCGGGTTCCTTCGTTGAAGCAGGAAGGAGTTCATCGAACAGCGGGCTGGGACGAGGCGGTCGCGCGCACCGCGGTTGCCCTAAAGCGTACGGTGGAAAAGTTCGGTCCCCAGGCCGTGGCTGTGCTCGCCTCGCCGCAGATGACCAATGAAGAGCTGTTCCAGATGGACCGGCTTTTCCGTACCGGCTTGAATGTGAAGAACTTCGAGTATCGGGTTCCCCAGCGCGAGGTCGGCTACTCGGACGGCTTCCTGGTTACAGCCGATAAGAATCCGAATGCGTTCGGTGCGGAGGTAATGGGTTTTGCCGGCGCCGGAAGCGACAAATTGCTCCAGGCTTGCGCCGAAGGCCAAGTTCGTTTCCTCTACATCTGCCATCACGACCTGACCCGGGGCCACGACGCCAATCTGGCAGGCAATGCCTTGGCAAACCTGGATTTTGTTGCCTTTCACGGTGCCTTCGCGCACGCTACGGCCGGCATGGCAGATGTCCAGCTGCCCAGCGCCCTCTATGCCGAAAAGACCGGGACGTTTACCAATTTCCAGGGGCGGGTCCAGCGCATCCATGCCGCAATTCCACCGCTGGAGCAGTCTCTGCCGGACCTGGAAATCTTTGCGCAGCTTGCGGCCGCGCTGGGAGTGGCGCTGCCCGTCGTATCCGCGGAGCAGGTGTTCCAGGAGATTGGAACCCGGTTTCTGGCTTTTGCGGGAATGGACTACGCGACCGTAGGCGAATCGGGTCAAATGCTCAAGTTGGGGTAA
- a CDS encoding Rieske 2Fe-2S domain-containing protein, translating to MIAVEQPTSRRNALNYLLGTGALATLAAILYPVVKFMIPPRVVESSASSVVAGKVSELRPNVGKIFKFGSKPGLLIQTPAGEYRAFSAVCTHLDCTVQYSTDEKLIWCACHNGRYDLTGKNISGPPPRPLEAFTVNVRGDEIVVSRG from the coding sequence ATGATTGCAGTCGAACAGCCGACTTCGCGGCGTAACGCTCTTAACTATCTCCTGGGCACAGGTGCTTTGGCCACACTTGCCGCCATCCTTTACCCCGTCGTAAAGTTCATGATTCCCCCCCGGGTGGTCGAGTCTTCTGCCAGCAGCGTGGTTGCGGGCAAGGTCTCGGAGCTTAGGCCGAACGTGGGAAAAATATTCAAGTTCGGCAGCAAGCCCGGCCTTTTGATTCAGACTCCGGCGGGTGAGTATCGCGCGTTCAGCGCCGTATGCACTCACTTGGATTGCACGGTGCAATACAGCACGGACGAGAAGCTGATCTGGTGTGCCTGCCACAACGGGCGCTACGACCTGACAGGGAAGAACATCTCCGGCCCGCCTCCGCGGCCGCTGGAGGCGTTCACGGTGAACGTGCGTGGCGACGAGATTGTAGTTTCGCGGGGGTAG
- a CDS encoding NADH-quinone oxidoreductase subunit H, whose amino-acid sequence MWLDVLIILAKAVFFLTCVLTLTSLLTWMERKQSAVMQDRLGANRAPILGIRAFGLPHILADALKMFFKEDYVPPGGDKLLHTAAPIVALFFALMSFAAIPFGNSIQIGGRTIELQIFPFNIGLLFIFAMMSMGIFGTFLAGFSSNNKFAFLGGLRASSQMISYEITMGATLVGLLMIFGTLDLAELNRAQGALLWGWLPRWGIFLQPLGFLLFLVAGFAETKRVPFDLPEGESEIIGYFLEYSSMKFGAFFMTDFVETILIAALLTTFFCGGWQVPYLLADGFHFPWGSVVLCSALAVTLMQIVAFALKVVFFCWFLLLIRWTLPRFRYDQLMHLGWKILLPLSILNIFITGFVLAFVHFGH is encoded by the coding sequence ATGTGGCTTGATGTTCTTATCATCCTGGCCAAAGCCGTCTTTTTTCTCACATGCGTGCTGACGCTCACCTCGCTGTTGACCTGGATGGAGCGGAAACAGTCGGCTGTCATGCAGGATCGCCTGGGCGCCAACCGGGCACCCATTCTGGGCATCCGCGCGTTCGGCTTGCCCCATATCCTTGCGGACGCTCTGAAGATGTTCTTCAAAGAGGACTACGTACCGCCCGGAGGCGACAAGCTGCTGCATACGGCCGCTCCGATCGTGGCCCTGTTTTTCGCCTTGATGAGCTTTGCGGCCATCCCTTTCGGCAATTCGATTCAGATTGGCGGAAGAACCATTGAGCTGCAGATCTTTCCGTTCAACATAGGACTGCTGTTCATCTTCGCCATGATGTCGATGGGGATTTTCGGCACCTTTCTCGCGGGATTCTCCTCCAACAACAAGTTTGCATTTTTGGGGGGCCTGCGCGCTTCGAGCCAGATGATCAGCTATGAAATCACCATGGGCGCGACGCTTGTGGGGCTGCTCATGATCTTCGGGACGCTGGACCTCGCAGAATTGAACCGGGCGCAAGGTGCCCTGCTGTGGGGATGGTTGCCGAGGTGGGGGATTTTTCTTCAGCCCCTTGGCTTCCTGCTCTTTCTTGTCGCCGGCTTCGCGGAAACCAAAAGGGTGCCATTTGATCTGCCGGAAGGGGAATCGGAAATCATCGGCTACTTCCTCGAATACAGCAGCATGAAGTTCGGTGCCTTTTTCATGACCGATTTCGTGGAGACCATCCTCATCGCTGCTCTCTTGACGACGTTTTTCTGCGGCGGCTGGCAGGTTCCTTACTTGCTGGCGGACGGATTTCACTTTCCCTGGGGATCGGTCGTGTTGTGTTCCGCCTTAGCGGTGACACTCATGCAGATTGTGGCATTTGCGCTCAAGGTGGTGTTCTTTTGCTGGTTTCTCCTCCTCATTCGCTGGACTCTCCCCCGTTTCCGCTATGACCAGCTGATGCATTTGGGGTGGAAGATCCTTCTGCCTCTGTCTATACTGAATATCTTCATCACGGGATTTGTACTGGCCTTCGTGCACTTCGGACATTAG
- a CDS encoding NADH-quinone oxidoreductase subunit A encodes MNDLLPVLVMALLVGGIAALFVAASTFLGPKKRSRIKDEPFECGMPSEGMGHRPVPVRFYLMALLFILFDVELAFLFPWAVVFRSLGIFGFMEMFIFFLVVGVGFVYAWKTGALEWE; translated from the coding sequence ATGAATGACCTTTTGCCTGTGCTTGTGATGGCGCTGCTGGTAGGCGGAATTGCCGCACTCTTTGTGGCCGCCTCGACCTTTCTCGGCCCGAAGAAACGTTCCCGGATTAAGGACGAGCCTTTCGAATGTGGAATGCCGTCGGAAGGCATGGGCCACAGGCCGGTGCCCGTCCGTTTCTACCTCATGGCGCTGCTCTTTATTCTGTTTGATGTCGAACTCGCTTTCCTGTTTCCCTGGGCCGTAGTATTCCGCAGCCTGGGGATTTTCGGATTCATGGAGATGTTCATCTTTTTTCTGGTTGTCGGTGTCGGCTTTGTGTATGCATGGAAAACGGGAGCGCTCGAATGGGAGTAG
- a CDS encoding NADH-quinone oxidoreductase subunit C, whose protein sequence is MGVEDPADNSNDLHRPLTLLAENFPQEICEASPSHDEATAVVSPAALRKILEFLKQDTRLLFNVLLDVTAVDYLGREPRFEVVYHLLSLPFNQRLRIKVRLQGDKPTLDSATSLWGSANWLEREVWDMFGIEFTGHPELKRILLYPEFEGHPLRKDYPIRRRQPLIGPKN, encoded by the coding sequence ATGGGAGTAGAGGATCCGGCTGATAACTCGAACGACCTGCATCGGCCGTTGACGCTGCTGGCGGAGAATTTCCCTCAGGAGATTTGCGAAGCTTCCCCGTCGCATGATGAGGCCACGGCCGTCGTTTCGCCCGCCGCGCTGCGAAAAATCCTGGAGTTCTTGAAGCAGGACACGCGGCTGCTCTTTAACGTTCTCCTGGATGTCACGGCAGTCGATTACTTGGGGCGCGAGCCCAGATTTGAGGTTGTCTACCACCTGCTTTCCTTGCCTTTCAACCAGCGGCTGCGCATCAAGGTGAGACTGCAGGGCGATAAGCCAACGCTTGATTCCGCGACCTCGCTTTGGGGGAGCGCGAACTGGTTGGAGAGGGAGGTCTGGGACATGTTCGGGATCGAGTTCACGGGGCACCCGGAACTGAAGCGCATTCTCCTGTACCCGGAATTCGAAGGACATCCGCTGCGCAAGGATTATCCGATCCGCCGGCGGCAGCCGTTGATTGGACCGAAAAACTGA
- a CDS encoding DUF2339 domain-containing protein, whose translation MTENLSDPELEAILQSLQQFEKRIARLEMHLGLTATESVPAPNLENHLADSPAAAGEEAGLEQSIGEFGLAWAGSIVFLLGIVFLMTYTLNQGHNLFPAVMGYCAAAGLYALARVWQRGFPYLARILVSASLLLTYYTTLRLHYFTSTPLVKDRQIALALLLLVVAFQISFALVIRSQALLALGVLLGLMSALLSDTTHAALSLVAVHSALAVYLALRRDWWRLLNLTIVLGYITHVLWLLNNPLVGRPLGGIGVHQFSLTYLFLSAAVFAWPTLFYDRDAASDAGRVGVVFLNCVGFCAVVSLAVLALFPKDFAMISLAACLLLLACSAVQWLRTHIQLAAATYACCSYMALSIAIYGFAKVPEAFLWLALQSFLVVSMALWFRSRILVVVNAIIYIGILLAYWVSSPPSDLVNFSFALVALGSARVMNWQKERLTLRTDGLRNVYLATTFVMVLYSLYHAVPASYVTLSWTATAVAYFLLSQLLKNVKYRWMSLFTLAATVLYLFLVDLARLDLRFRVVAFLFLGLMAVGISLFYTKLRQLGRKQ comes from the coding sequence ATGACAGAGAATCTTTCTGACCCCGAATTAGAAGCGATCCTCCAGTCCCTTCAGCAATTCGAGAAGAGAATCGCCCGCCTCGAAATGCACTTGGGCTTGACTGCAACCGAATCTGTGCCTGCGCCGAACCTCGAAAACCACCTTGCCGACTCGCCGGCCGCGGCTGGGGAAGAAGCGGGACTGGAGCAGAGCATCGGCGAATTCGGTCTGGCCTGGGCAGGCAGCATCGTGTTCCTTCTGGGCATTGTTTTTCTGATGACCTACACGCTCAACCAGGGCCACAACCTTTTTCCTGCGGTGATGGGCTACTGTGCCGCTGCCGGGCTGTATGCCCTCGCACGCGTCTGGCAGCGAGGCTTTCCGTATCTTGCGCGCATTCTTGTCAGTGCGAGCCTGCTGCTTACCTACTACACTACCCTTCGGCTCCACTACTTCACCTCGACTCCTCTGGTCAAGGACCGGCAGATTGCACTCGCACTGCTCTTATTGGTCGTGGCATTCCAGATTTCCTTCGCGTTGGTCATCCGCTCCCAGGCTCTTCTAGCCCTGGGCGTTCTCCTCGGGCTGATGTCGGCCCTGCTGAGCGATACCACCCATGCGGCCCTGTCCTTGGTTGCAGTGCACTCAGCGCTGGCCGTATACCTGGCGTTGCGCCGCGACTGGTGGCGCCTGCTGAATCTCACGATCGTGCTTGGCTATATCACACATGTTCTCTGGCTGCTCAACAATCCGCTCGTGGGTCGCCCCTTGGGCGGGATCGGGGTGCATCAGTTTTCTCTGACGTACCTTTTTCTCAGCGCGGCTGTCTTTGCGTGGCCCACGCTTTTCTATGACCGGGATGCCGCCTCGGACGCCGGCCGAGTAGGTGTGGTGTTTCTGAACTGTGTGGGTTTCTGTGCAGTCGTGTCCCTCGCCGTGCTGGCGCTTTTCCCCAAGGATTTCGCGATGATTTCTTTGGCCGCTTGCCTACTTCTGCTGGCCTGTTCAGCGGTACAGTGGCTGAGGACCCACATCCAGCTTGCCGCGGCGACATATGCCTGCTGCAGTTACATGGCGCTGAGCATCGCGATCTATGGATTTGCCAAAGTGCCTGAGGCATTCCTCTGGCTGGCGCTGCAGAGCTTCCTCGTCGTATCTATGGCCCTCTGGTTTCGATCCAGAATCCTCGTCGTGGTGAACGCGATCATCTATATAGGCATTCTGCTCGCCTATTGGGTCAGCTCGCCCCCATCGGACCTGGTCAATTTCAGCTTTGCGCTCGTTGCGCTCGGAAGCGCTCGCGTCATGAACTGGCAGAAAGAGCGCTTGACGCTTCGAACCGACGGGCTGCGCAACGTCTATCTGGCGACTACCTTCGTCATGGTGCTTTACTCGCTCTATCATGCCGTGCCCGCGTCATACGTGACGCTATCATGGACGGCGACTGCGGTGGCATATTTCTTGCTGAGCCAGCTGCTCAAGAATGTGAAGTATCGCTGGATGTCGCTCTTTACCCTGGCAGCAACTGTGCTGTACCTCTTTTTGGTCGATCTGGCACGCCTGGATCTGAGGTTCCGGGTCGTTGCCTTCTTGTTCCTAGGGCTGATGGCTGTGGGTATCTCTCTCTTCTATACGAAGCTCCGGCAGCTGGGGCGAAAACAGTAG